In the genome of Botrytis cinerea B05.10 chromosome 5, complete sequence, one region contains:
- the Bcmst1 gene encoding Bcmst1, protein MVSSRALRLFQNGLNVKSSPACLRYISPRKSNHATFILARSCASCESPPIASNVSNVAKATTASLSTPAADHRQLGVEQELFTTSPYSPGSPLFLPKGARMFKALTEFLSAQYSHFGFEEVITPTIYKKSLWEKSGHWENYAEDMYSVVGRGASGETIGGQKGENEEYGLKPMNCPGHCLIFASKQRSYREMPVRYTDFSPLHRNEISGALSGLTRVRRFHQDDGHIFCRPSQIGKEISGTLEFVRMVYTTLGLGPYRLALSTRPSDHYIGTKEEWDNAETALKQSLDKSGQPWTMNEGDGAFYGPKIDVILKDSDGKEHQTATIQLDFQLPKRFELEYQAPAPEIEAKGETTDDPILLAKQGPVAPVLIHRAILGSVERMMALLIEHYNGHWPFWLNPSKVIILTVNDSEEVVSYANRVKMQLGQGAYHDSWPKSRHSIEVPIELDDSPRSVKKKISEAKRKRFGAIIVIGNKNVENNTVTVDLSGIPRGEHLGSSRDIREVLKEDIISDDSKAWEEQLKTLNMAPTRLRSVFSSLLHRYI, encoded by the coding sequence ATGGTTTCCTCCAGAGCCTTGCGACTGTTTCAGAATGGGCTGAATGTCAAATCGTCCCCAGCATGTCTTCGATATATAAGCCCCAGGAAGTCGAACCATGCGACATTCATTCTCGCCCGTTCATGTGCATCGTGCGAAAGTCCACCAATAGCCTCAAATGTCTCGAACGTCGCGAAAGCTACCACGGCAAGCCTTTCAACTCCAGCAGCTGATCATCGACAACTTGGAGTCGAACAAGAGCTTTTTACTACTTCCCCCTATAGTCCCGGCTcacctctttttcttcccaaaGGTGCACGCATGTTTAAAGCATTGACAGAGTTTCTCAGTGCCCAATACTCACATTTTGGTTTCGAGGAGGTCATAACACCCACAATATACAAGAAGTCCCTTTGGGAAAAGTCGGGGCACTGGGAGAATTATGCCGAAGACATGTATTCAGTGGTTGGCCGTGGTGCATCTGGAGAAACAATCGGGGGCCAAAAaggagagaatgaagaatatggTTTGAAGCCAATGAATTGCCCGGGTCATTGTTTGATATTCGCATCAAAGCAGCGAAGCTATCGTGAGATGCCTGTAAGATATACTGATTTCAGTCCATTGCACAGGAACGAAATATCCGGCGCACTGAGCGGTTTAACCAGGGTACGAAGATTCCACCAGGATGACGGGCACATCTTCTGTCGACCTTCACAGATTGGGAAAGAGATCTCTGGTACATTGGAGTTCGTTAGAATGGTGTATACGACGTTGGGGCTTGGTCCATACAGATTAGCATTGTCTACTCGACCGAGCGATCATTACATTGGAACAAAGGAAGAATGGGACAATGCTGAGACAGCTTTGAAGCAGTCACTGGATAAAAGTGGACAACCATGGACCATGAACGAAGGGGATGGCGCTTTCTATGGACCAAAAATTGAtgtaattttgaaagattccGATGGAAAAGAGCATCAAACTGCAACAATTCAACTCGATTTCCAGTTGCCAAAACGTTTTGAATTAGAGTATCAAGCTCCTGCGCCAGAAATTGAGGCCAAAGGAGAGACAACAGATGACCCCATATTGTTGGCTAAGCAAGGACCGGTCGCGCCAGTCCTAATTCACCGAGCTATTCTCGGGTCTGTCGAAAGAATGATGGCTCTCTTGATAGAACATTATAATGGCCACTGGCCATTCTGGTTAAACCCCTCCAAAGTTATCATCCTCACGGTGAATGATTCGGAAGAAGTAGTGAGTTACGCAAATAGGGTCAAAATGCAACTAGGACAGGGAGCGTATCATGATTCATGGCCCAAATCACGGCATTCCATAGAAGTTCCTATCGAGCTAGATGATAGTCCCCGATCagtcaagaagaagatttccGAAGCAAAGCGAAAACGTTTTGGCGCAATAATTGTTATAGGCAACAAGAACGTGGAGAACAATACTGTCACAGTCGACCTATCAGGTATTCCACGAGGTGAGCACCTGGGTTCATCCAGAGACATTAGGGAGGTCTTAAAGGAAGATATCATATCAGATGATAGCAAAGCATGGGAAGAGCAGTTGAAGACATTGAATATGGCTCCTACAAGATTACGGAGCGTGTTTTCATCACTGCTTCATCGCtacatataa